The bacterium genome segment TTGTCCCTCAGAGGGATAATGATTATTTCAAGCTCAACATTCCGAAAAAAGGGACATTTAGTGCTGTTGTTTCCGAGGTGCCGAAGGAGATTAATCCCTTTTTTGCGATGTATGATTCAAATAAAGACTGGATGAGGAGTGCTCGTGGAGATTATGGTCAGGGTGTAAGTATCCAGTTTACCTCACTTCCGGCAGGTGATTATTACTTACGGCTATGTGCCCAGGATGATGGGCAGAGTGCTCAGGCATACAGACTTACGACTAATTTTGGTTCCCCTGAAATAACACTACCTATGGCTAAAATTACCTCTCCTCAACCCAATTCTCTTCTTTCAGGCACAATAACTATATTGGGCACGGCAGCGGCTGAGAATTTCTTGAATTATATATTCCAATACGGCACTGGCAGCAAACCTATCTCCTGGCTAACGATTACTACTTCCACCACACCAGTTATAAATGGCACATTAGCTACCTGGAATACTACCCTGTTAGAAGATGGGACTTATACCTTATGCCTGACAGTAAAAGACAAATTAAACAATATCGCTACAGATACAGTAGTAATTGGGATAGACAATACACCGCCGGTAGCAAAGATTACATTTCCTGAGGCAGATTCTGAGATACTACAGGGGACGATTACCATTCTTGGCACAGCAGATGATGAACATCTATTAAATTGGATCCTTGAAGATGGGGCAGGCTATACTCCTCAAACCTATACATTAGTTGCCAGTTCCACTATTTCTGTTATTTCTGGCACTTTAGGGTCAATCTTCTTACCTACAGGTTCATACACATTAAAATTAACGGTAAGTGATATAACCAATAATGTAGCTACTGATAGTGTATCTTTTATCGTTATTTTTCCCACCCCCGCAGAAATTCTACAAAAGGTAGCGGAGAGTTTTGGGAAGATTGAGGATATGAAAGCTACTATTATTACTACCGGAAGTATCGGAACAGAAAGTTATTCTGAAATAGCAGGAAGTTTTCTTATGAAAAAACCTGATAAGGTTAAGATTATTACACCGGTTAAAGATGAGACGATTATTATTAATGGAGAGAAAATGTATGTAATTACAAACGATGAAGTAGAAGAGGTAGATGTTGGAATCATATCAGATATCTCTCCTTCCTCATTAGATTTTTACTATTATTTAGATGAGTTTAAAGAGATGCATGAGATTGAAATAAAAGAAGAGCAAGATAATATCTACATTCTTGAAGCTACCCCTAAAACCCCTCAGTGGAAATATGAGAAGATGGTTATCCATATAAATTATTTAATAGGATTAGATATTAAAAAAGAGGTATTTTTTGAGAATACACCTGATCCTCAATTAACTACCGAAATTAAAGATTATCAATTAATAGAAGATGTTTATATTCCAACGAAATTAGTAGAGAAGATAGTATTTGAAGATGCAACTTTAGAATCAATTTCAACCTATACCAATATCCAGTTAAATACAGGCATACCGGATAGTGAATTTGAGCCATAAGTAGTACACAGATTGCACGGATTAGCACGGATGTGGAAATTTAAAAGAGATTAACGCAGAGGACATCAGAGAATGCGCAGAGGACGCAGAGGAAAATAAGGAAATGTATGAGAATGAATTAACCAGTCTGATAATTGGAGCAGCTATTGAAGTACATAAGAATCTTGGACCTGGATTACTTGAGTCAGCTTATGAAATATGCCTGGCAAGAGAGTTAGAATTGCGGAAAGTACCATTTCAACGACAAGTAGGGTTACCGATTGAGTATAAAGGTGAAAGTTGCGAAGTGGGCTATAGAATAGATTTATTGGTTGATAAAAAGGTAATTGTGGAGATAAAATCAGTAGAAACTATCCATCCTGTACATGAAGCTCAATTGT includes the following:
- a CDS encoding GxxExxY protein, whose translation is MYENELTSLIIGAAIEVHKNLGPGLLESAYEICLARELELRKVPFQRQVGLPIEYKGESCEVGYRIDLLVDKKVIVEIKSVETIHPVHEAQLLTYLRLSKCKVGLLINFNVPVLKEGIKRMVYKF